In the genome of Candidatus Hydrogenedentota bacterium, one region contains:
- a CDS encoding class II aldolase/adducin family protein → MTYDNLRKEVFRASRAVIDAGLVSFAWGNVSGVDRAAGVFGILPADAPLEDCCRADVVVLSLKTGEPVDGNASPAPDAPLHRYLYQQSPDVGGIVHVRSAYATSWAQARRAIPCLGAAHADYFNGAIPVARPLTARELRSDYKRNLARTIVECLSEFGLTPGEMPGVLLPHHGPVTWGPSCPAAVRHAVMLEEIARIAYQTLQLDPAAQEVSKVFLNRHYLRDRRVNG, encoded by the coding sequence ATGACATACGACAATCTGAGAAAAGAGGTCTTCAGGGCAAGCCGCGCCGTCATCGACGCGGGCCTGGTCAGCTTCGCATGGGGCAACGTGAGCGGCGTCGACCGCGCCGCGGGCGTCTTCGGCATCCTGCCCGCGGACGCGCCCCTTGAAGATTGCTGCCGCGCCGACGTGGTGGTCCTATCGCTGAAGACGGGCGAGCCCGTGGACGGCAACGCATCGCCGGCGCCCGACGCGCCGCTGCACCGCTATCTCTACCAGCAGTCTCCGGACGTCGGCGGCATCGTGCATGTCCGCTCCGCCTATGCCACGAGTTGGGCGCAGGCGCGCCGCGCCATCCCGTGTCTGGGCGCGGCGCACGCGGATTATTTCAATGGCGCGATTCCCGTGGCGCGTCCGCTCACCGCGCGCGAACTGCGTTCGGACTACAAGCGAAATCTTGCGCGCACGATAGTCGAGTGCCTTTCGGAATTCGGGCTGACACCCGGTGAAATGCCCGGCGTGTTGCTCCCGCATCACGGGCCGGTGACGTGGGGCCCTAGCTGCCCCGCCGCCGTGCGTCACGCCGTCATGCTCGAAGAGATTGCCCGGATTGCCTATCAGACGCTCCAACTCGATCCCGCGGCGCAGGAAGTGTCCAAGGTCTTTCTGAACCGCCATTATCTCCGCGATCGCCGGGTCAACGGGTGA